A stretch of DNA from Triticum dicoccoides isolate Atlit2015 ecotype Zavitan chromosome 2A, WEW_v2.0, whole genome shotgun sequence:
GTTGTGACTAGATTGAGATTTTAAGCATGCGCTAACAATAACTGATGCATGCAGTCATTTTTCTCAGCAGCTGGCTGATGCATTACCAAGTCCAGGACCAGGAGTAACATATGCATGTGCTTTAGGAGTAGAAAGAGACACTCGCTTGTTTTTAATGAAGCAAAGGGGTATATTTGGCGGAGTGCTAGATGAAGCATAATTCTGTAACTAGTGAGTAGTATTTTTGTAAACTAGTCCCAGGGAGCACTATTCTCATTATATGCAAATTTAATTCTCATATTAACACACAGTGAACTGTAATAACATGGATACATGTCTGctgtgtaaatatgtcaagctattgCTTTTGCAAACCTCCAAGCTTTTGACAAAAATTGACTGAAAAATGTAGTGAATTCTTGCTCCACCAGAAAGCTGATCTGTTGACACTTTATTTTTTCCCTCCACCATCGAAGAAAAAGCTGAAAACATGAAGATATTATTAACATTAGAAAAAGAATAGCATTGGGAAAATCAAACACTTCACAAAATAAGTTCTTAATATTCTGACATCTAAATTGTCATGTAACTAAAAGAGTTCCACAACGGTAAAAATAAACAAGCAAATGCTTTCTAGACAGTTAAGATAATTTAAAGATATAAGTACTTTTTCTGAGTTTTGAACTGATTATTGAATGGAACCGGACTACGAAGGATTGTTGATTGAGTCACCATAACAGCAATAGTTCTTAAAAATAGCAACAAAACAAAAATTAGTAAGTTAAGGTTTTACAATGAATGGAACAGATCATTCTTCCTTACCTTCACAATATTTTCCCAATATGTTCAATAGTTTGACTCCCTGACCAGCCTGCATATCGAAGACCAGAAAGGCAGGGTTGAAAAGTAAAAGAAAATGACACTAGAAACAAACCAACATGTGCGTGAAACAAGAGAAGACCAGGTAAATATATAGTTACTAAGAAAAACAACATGCATAAGGGAGTCAGGTGTGATGCGTCATGTATGTAGTTCAACAGAGCATGACATATGATAATTGTAATAACTAATAAGTGATTCTCATGCCAATGCATATAAGATATAGCAAACTCTAAACTATGCACAGTTAAGGCATCCCAGCAATAGACAATTTCCATCATAAAGCAGGTATTCACAATTTATACTTATGTAATATCAGTATAATTACCGTCGATTCTGCCGTATCACCATATGCAGCATGTTCCTTGGCAACTGCTACCAACTGAGCATTTATTCGAGATTTCAAACCTGGAAGCATATCTGTGATGTGCTTTAGTAGAATCTGCAAATAAGAGCCAAGAGTTGCAATGATGAGGTGCACAGATAGAATCATTAGATGTATTAATATCACTTATGGAAGCATCATAGACAGTGTCTATGGATAAACGAAGGTGCCCATAGATAGTGCATCAATACATACGGCAAAGGCTTGACCTTTTTCAGCAAGGCGTTCATTAGTTACTATTCAAGAAGTATTATATTTCATTCACTTAAAAGTTTTGTTAACCACACCAACTTTTATCAAGTTAATCTCTCAGTTACATGCTAAAACTAGAGGTTTCAACTTAAACATGAAAAATCATTCATTGACCCACTATCTTGCAGTAAATTGAGAATAATTCATCCTAGATCAGATTAGGGTCAAAAAAACATTTCTCCTGGAGCCTGAGTATGTTGATGTTTGTTCAGGATATTATTCGTAAGTGAAGTACAAAGAGATTAAACACATAAGCAACATAAGCAATACAGGGGCAAGAAAAGTACAACTAATACTTAACAGCAATGTGTCAATACCATATTTAACTTCTTGGCCAATTGAGGAACACCACAACATTGTGAAAGACCATGATAAGCCtgttaaaagaaaagaaaataaatacaaTCAGACACAGCTTATAAGAAAATATGCCTAGTCACAATGGATAGTACTGCTGCAAGAAAATTCACAGGTTCCAGGCATACAGGTAGAGTCGAGAAAAACTTCTCCTCAAAGGCAAGTGCATCTTTGATGCTTCGGTTAAAGTTGATGTCCTGTAGGAATCATCCACTTGTGTTAGATTAGAAGTTAGAACAAATAACTTTATCTATTTAGGCAGTAGTAGCATTATCATTAACTGCTAAGATCCAAGTTTAAATAACCAATTGAATTCACTACCAACACATATCAAAAACTAAGAAGTTAGAAATATAACAGCACAGCACATGAGTTTCTTGTCGTGTttttatgagagagagagagagagagagagagagagagagagagagagagagagagagcaatcagaacatgAAATTCAAAACGACAAACAAAATTATCAGGGTTTGTGGTTTTGCCTCGGAATATACCTCTTGGCTGCGATTCACAATACCTACATAACCAAGCTTGAGGGGGATTACATTTCCCAGTAAAAAGTTACGAGCATCAGTACCCCTGTCCATGATGTCCAACTAAGGCCATTGAAAAACAAATCAAAATTGTCATCACAGAAACAGAGTAAGGTAACAACTTTGCAGTATTAATTTTGTACACACATTAATACCTTGGTGATAACACCAATTGTACGAGATCCTGCCAGAAAGACAGCAAACAGTTAAGTTTACACTTCTTAGCTACAAGGAACTTCATAATAAATTATTCCATAGAGTTGCTTAAGTACCATCAGGATCACCAAGCCGTGCCAGTTGAAGAGCATCAGAATTGGCTAAATCTGCATTTGCGGGTGAGACGGCCAAGATAATGCAGCTTGGATGCTTGATGTATTGCATGATCATTGTTCTTATTCTTGACTCAATATCACTAGGCTGATCTCCGACTGGAACCCTTGTAATTCCAGGGAGGTCAACCAAGGTGATGTCAATTACATTTGGTGAGAAGATTTTCAGACGGATCTGTTTGTCAGAGACACCTTTGTTACCTCCAGCTTCTTTGTCCGTTTCCGACTGAAAGCAGGCAATATATTTCTCTCGTGAGAACATTATGAAGGCATGCAATTAATAAATAATACAGTTTCAAATATTACTTGAGAGGTGCTACAAATAGAAAGAGTGGAATAAGATGAATAGAGGGGGAAAATCAGTGTCTCTCAAGACTAAGATAAACAAAACAGAAGGAACAAAGTAAAATATTCAGGACTTAAATGTTTACTAATACAATGAAAACTTAAGTTAGACAAGAAAAAAATAGACATATAGACAAACActgcctccattccaaaatacattATGTTCGTCCTAGAAAGCCTGCAGTCAAACTTCTCTACCTTTGACCATCAATTGCCGCGNNNNNNNNNNNNNNNNNNNNNNNNNNNNNNNNNNNNNNNNNNNNNNNNNNNNNNNNNNNNNNNNNNNNNNNNNNNNNNNNNNNNNNNNNNNNNNNNNNNNNNNNNNNNNNNNNNNNNNNNNNNNNNNNNNNNNNNNNNNNNNNNNNNNNNNNNNNNNNNNNNNNNNNNNNNNNNNNNNNNNNNNNNNNNNNNNNNNNNNNNNNNNNNNNNNNNNNNNNNNNNNNNNNNNNNNNNNNNNNNNNNNNNNNNNNNNNNNNNNNNNNNNNNNNNNNNNNNNNNNNNNNNNNNNNNNNNNNNNNNNNNNNNNNNNNNNNNNNNNNNNNNNNNNNNNNNNNNNNNNNNNNNNNNNNNNNNNNNNNNCACATGAGAAAGCAATTACAAACTCTCGGAGTGTTCCATTAAGGCAACCTTTCTGAATGTAAGTATATTTATCATGTATGATCCTCCCGCATGTTAGTGTCCAACTGGCTTCGGCATTTGAGCAAGGCTAACAAGCACCAATAGGCTAACAAGAACAGAACTATCTTCAAACTTTGTCCTGATGATGATTGTACCACCATAAAGAAATAATTGTGTGCACGAGACTGACTGGAAGGTCCATAGTAATGTTAAAAGTGCATGATTCACAATATCTGCTGCAAAGTTTAAGCAACAGTTATTTTCGACAAGAAAAACTAGTGTGAAGATGGACATTAACTGATAAAATTCTAGCCAGTACTATCGGCGGATGCTAGTGCAGAAGTAACACAGCATGTCAGCACAATTGTTGCTCCGTCCgcaaactacaaaaaatgcaaATTATGAATAGTTGTAGTGGTACTCTTACGAACTAAATCCTTTATTTAAGTCATGGAATCAGCAAAACAAAAATGCCTATAGAGTACAAGAAGCGAACAAGCAAAGCTACAGCCGTCACCAAGGCTGACGCACAATTTTTGGGTAGCCAGCATTACAGCAAACATATTGCATACACTCGGAAAACAAGCGAAGCTACATCAATCTGTGAGGCCGAGGCACTCGTTTCAAGCCCCCAGCAACAGCAAACATGTCACCCGCACGCAGCAAAGCAAAGCTGCAGTAATTCCAGAGAAACTGACCTGGATCTCGCGCTTGATGTGTTCGAAATCGTCGAATCGGCGGCCGGGGGCGTGGAGGAACTCGCCCCACTCCTCGGGGGCCGAGTGGCGCACGAGCTGGAGCACGAGGGGGCGGCGCGTGCAGATTTCGGGGCCCCTCGGGAGGAAGTCGCGGCCGACGAGCGCCTCCAGCACACTCGACTTGCCGCTGCTCTGCCCGCCGATCGCCGCCACCTGTGGCAGCTCCACGCCGGCGGCGGCTTCACCATCCAGCCGCGCCATGATGTCTTGCAGCCTATTGACGAGCGGGATCACGGCTTGCCCCACTGTCGCCGGTtgcgccgccgccgcagcagcagcCGCTGCCGAGTCAGCCATCGCCGCCGACAGTGTTGGGTTTTGGGAGACTAGAGGGTACGCTTTGGGGCtcttttccttctttttcttcGCTGGGGTTTTGTGTGGATGTGCGTATTGTGTGAGGTACCTGCAGCATCAAAACAGAACGAAAATTGACAAAATGGAAATGAAAACGAAAGTTTACAAAGTTTCCCATACAAGCGAAAACAAAACAACATTTTTTCGATGGAATTTATGGAGAAAAGGAGTTTCCATCTGTATATGTATAAGAAAACTCTTCTAATCACCCGGCGGATCACGTCGTTTCGTCCGTGCCAGGCCCAAGTGGTTTTATCGATCTATTTGGAAAATTGTATGAAGGAAATCATGATCTAGCTCGGATCTGAGATGTATTGTTGCTATAAGAGGAGTTGTATTGTCTAGGGTTCTAACCCATAGTTGGCAATTGGGGAAATCAACATGAACTTTCGGGCCACAGTCCGGCTGGTTATAAGCAGAGTAATGACAACTAGTGGTAAAGAAAGTGAAACGCTATAGTGGCAACGGTGACATCGGAAGGTGGAGACGCGTTGTAGACGCAGGAGCCATCGTCGTCGTCCGTTGTTGCTGAAGCGATATTGTCTGAAACACTGCACCTTTTTTAGTGAAGACTGAAAGTGTTAACTGAACCACCAACAGTCAGTCATGACATTGCCTCCTTGTAAGATTCGACGTGTCCTTATGGCGCTTGTGCTGCATTACACCAAGCTTGGGTTGTCACTTTCAAAAACTCCGGAAAAGTATACTTAATAAAATCGGCATCCTCCCAGGTGGCCTCATCAGAAGATAAATTTCGTCATTGTATCAACTATTGTGTCACCGGCATGTTATGCCTAGAAACTTGTCTGACCTGAAGAACCTTTATTGGGCAGTACCATGGACTAGGTATGGATTTTGAACCAATATGCTTTTTCAACTGACTAACATGGGAACTGGATGAATTTTCACATGCTCAGGAAACTGAAGTTTGTAAGCAGGCTTGCCAATCTTATGTACAATGAGAAATGGTCCATAATACTTATGTTGCAATTTTAAGGCGCCTCTGAAACCATAAATTGCTAGTCTGTAGGGAGACATTTTGAGGTATACCATATCTCCCACCTCAAAAACTCTCTATACTCTTTTAAGATCTGTATAATTTTTCATTCTGTTCTGGACTTGCAATAAGTTGGTTTTTAGTTGCTCCAGCATCTGTTGCTTAGCAGACAGAAAGTTGTGAGCTTCTTTCACCTAGGGTCCAGGTATGGCTAGTTCAAAAATTATTGGAGGGGAAAAGCCATAAATAGCTTGAAAGGGGAACATTTTGATAGCAGTGTGGTATGTAGTATTATACCAATATTCAGCTAGAGATATCCAAGAGCACCACTTTAGGTTTTGTACTTGCCATGCATCTCAGATAAGTCTCAACACATTGATTAACTCATTATGTTTGGCCATCAGATTGAGGGTGGTATGATGTATTGTACATTAACTCATTTTTCCAAGCAAAAAAATTATCCTTCCACAATTTGCTGGTAAATATTATGTCTCTGCATGATATGATCAGTTTGGGTGGTCCATGTAACCTGGctatatgtaacaccccggatgtaactttcccaatttgtaatccaactcttgccgtttccggcgttaagttatatttatttctcgggttcgggtctttatctccgtgtgttgttttcgttttcatgcatctcatatcatgtcatcatgtgcattacttttgcatacgtgttcatctcatgtattcgagcattttccccgttgtctgttttgcattccggcgcttcgttctcctccggtggccatttctaactttctttcgtgtatggggattaaacgtttccggattggaccgagacttgccaagcggccttggttactaccggtagaccgcctgtcaagtttcgtatcatttggacttcgtttgatactccgacggttaaccgagggaccgaaaaggcctcgtgtgtgttgcagcccaacacccttccaatttggcccaaaacccaccaaactctgctccatcatctagagcgttcgatcacgatcgcgtggccgaaaaccgcacctcatttggactcccctagctctacttatgcctataaatagcccccccgtttttcggatctctcctcccccacgaaaccctaaaaattccctcgcgccggccggacgtgtccgacccggccggacgtgtccgacccggccggacaactcgcgccgccgccgccgaccaatcCAGCGCCGCCATGTGTTGCCCTCCGCCGCCAACAGCCGTTGGCCCGCGGAGCCCAAGTCGGGCCCCCACGCGGCCCGATCCGCCCGCCGCCTCCTACCTCNNNNNNNNNNNNNNNNNNNNNNNNNNNNNNNNNNNNNNNNNNNNNNNNNNNNNNNNNNNNNNNNNNNNNNNNNNNNNNNNNNNNNNNNNNNNNNNNNNNNNNNNNNNNNNNNNNNNNNNNNNNNNNNNNNNNNNNNNNNNNNNNNNNNNNNNNNNNNNNNNNNNNNNNNNNNNNNNNNNNNNNNNNNNNNNNNNNNNNNNNNNNNNNNNNNNNNNNNNNNNNNNNNNNNNNNNNNNNNNNNNNNNNNNNNNNNNNNNNNNNNNNNNNNNNNNNNNNNNNNNNNNNNNNNNNNNNNNNNNNNNNNNNNNNNNNNNNNNNNNNNNNNNNNNNNNNNNNNNNNNNNNNNNNNNNNNNNNNNNNNNNNNNNNNNNNNNNNNNNNNNNNNNNNNNNNNNNNNNNNGCCGGATCCGCCCGACCCGGGCCTCCCCCGACTTCCCCGGCGCCgctccggcgagagctccggccgccgcgccctTTTTTTCCGGTGAACCTCGAGCAGCTACAATGCAGCGCCGTGCCTCGGTTTCcgtgcgaaaccctagatctgatctGAGAGGTTGATTTTTTTACAAAGTCCCAGAATTCCTGATccaagttgctctgttcgaggccccgtaactttgcatctatagctccgattcatgcatatagcatatcaaaatgttcatctcagagagtacatcacttcattccattgcatcattttcatttgagctcatcttgatgcccaaaatgctgttagaaggaggcttcgtgagttaattgttagatctgctagttcatcttagacttttgtcatttttgccatgattaatgtgtgcatgatatgcctgtgagtccttcatatgttttgttaagcattttgtcttctttccagaggtgcaacccatgtatttttaggatatatgcggtgacttgtgcaagcttgcaaaatgaggcacccggtaaatatgttttcagggacttagtagttttcactaagtctgggattatttagttcatgatgccatatgttcagcttgtttcctagtgatccgtgtctcttttgaggatggtcagtaaaggagttttgttaatcatgttatgctctatccatccatgtctttgtttgcaattatggagcaccctagcttgagtcaatcgagctctacttttgcttcgtggtgaatctgggcagatcgtcaactcgtttgcgattttgccgatgttattgtagttgatccgtgcatgctatgccattgttcttgccatgtctagcttgtattttgtgccttcttaatgtatgtatgcctgccttgccatgacttgcaccgtggtgagtgcattgagctcgtttacatgccttcgtgagttatatttcagcatgtctcagttttcactaagtctgaaaactgattgtgttttagctatgttcgtgtgcttgttagtatattttgtgaccccttttggccccaggtcactttgggtcttttgttaagcttgttgagtagctccatgccatgttcttacttgtcttaatcaggtcatgtttcatgttgttttgctgctccgaagagggcttcgtgatctgaaatttcagacaaatgttaatttcactaagtctggaatctgttttgcatttgcgtttttgccatgcttgttagaACCTCgtattggatgaattggccgtggcttagtgctagtcttttgttaagcatcttgtgtgcatccctgccatgtatttttttgtcttgtttggttgctatagcatgttcatttcattgcatttagatgcctacttgctgtaaatcgcagaccggtgtcattttgaaacgcttgccatttccaaaccgtaactccgattccggcgttctttatatcgttttcaagtgatttcttctcatctttctagtggcacacttggaattccaagttgatgtcaggttcatgcattttcctgtcatatcttgcattttgcatcccgcatcgcatcccgcatagcatatcatcatttcatcatattggttgagtttgcacgtggttgattgtatccttgttgcttgtttgtcttgttgggtagagccgggagacgagttcgctaacgaggagaccgttgagtttgcttttgaggatccaatcaactctgacaactgtgcaggcaagatgatcataccctcgaaatcactactatctttgctatgctagtttgctcgctcttgctatgccaatgttacgatgcctaccttttgcttgtcagcctcccaattgccatgtcaaacctctaacccaccttgtcctagcaaaccattgattggctatgttaccgctttgctcagcccctcttatagcgttgctagttgaaggtgaagtttggagccgttccttgttggaatatttacttacttgttgggatatcattatattgctatgttattttAATGCAGCTATATACTTGGCGAAGGGTGGAAGgcacggcctctcgcctagtgttttgttccactcttgccgccctagtttccgtcatatcggtgttatgttcccggattttgcgttccttacgcgggttgggttataatgggaaccccttgatatttcgccttgattaaagcttttccagcaatgcccaacattggttttatcattcgccacctagcctttctttcccttgggttctgcagactcaagggtcatctaattttaacccccccccgggccagtgctcctctgagtgttggtccaaccgagcgatgtccggggctaccaggggcaactctgggctggcctacccgacgtcttgctcatctgagtgtgccctgagaaagagatatgtgcagctcctatcgggattttgtcggcgcattcgggcggtgttgctggtcttgttttagcctgtcgaagtgtcttgagttaccgagataccgagtctgatcggaacgtcttgggaggaggtctattcctttgttgaccgtgagagcttgtcatgggctaagttgggactcccttgcagggattgaactttcgaaagccgtgcccgcggttatgggcagatgggaatttgttaatgtccggttgtagataacttgaaccttaattaattaaaatgaatcaactgagtgtgttaccatgatggcctcttctcggcggagtccgggaagtggacacggtgttggagtaatgtttgcgcaggttgttcctctagtttttcacgctcgcgctttgcctcctcttctcgctctcttttgcgaatatgatagccaccatatatgctagtcgcttgctgcagctccacatatattgccttacccttcctataagcttaaatagtcttgatcgcgagggtgcgagattgctgagtccctgtggctcgcagatactataactccagatgcaggtccaggtgattccgctccaggtgacgagtacgagctcaagtgggagtttgacgaagactctcagcgatactacgtgtattttcctgacgatcagtagtggtgcctagttggggtttgattgggaccttgtcgcatgttgggtttttcttctattttggcgccgtagtcgggccatgagtgtttgtatgatggatgttatttatgtactttgatgtgacgtggcgagtgtaagccaactatgtgcctcccccttttattatatattgcatgggatgttgtgatgattgcctaacttgcgacattgctttcaatgcggttatgtctctaagtcgtgcctcgacacgtgggagctatagccgcatcgagggcgtgacaagttggtatcagagccttccccgaccttaggagccccattgcttgatcgtttttagcagccgagttgtgtctagaagaatgttttgagtcatttaggaattatatatcggagagcttaggaattctttttacttcccagtctcctcatcgctctggtaaggcatcctgacgtagagttttgactcttctcttctcaaatttcactaaaaaaaattttaggatcacgcgagtatcttggaatcgttccgatggcttatgatgagaacattgacttggtacctcctgtcaggggtttagtggaagtgtcccggggagttgagctctgaggtgttgtcatcataattttatcgttgcaattctggaatacttgatatatgttcgccgacatcgaaaatctcttttatgcagttcgttggtgagataacctcgacgccacccagtactggggcgggagttcgggagtatcgccataacttgtataacggatgcttttcgaaggttgaggtagatggtttccgaaggtttcttggttatgtgttgaaggatggatacagctggatgtaggaattgctagtttgggtgagatattatgcttcccctgtatccccaacacctgattgcataaccgtaaaggttcgggagtttcataggtgggaattctagtagctctaattcttcttccacggatattggtttgagattgggatttcttaccgattattcgttcttgatccgtaccttgttgatttatttctctaccttaattctacgtggcttctcaatttatggatatgtgaccatttcaagaggaatgcattcgttcattttgttcggatgtgaagactatatgttgcaatttccattccgttggattcagcttcaatatttatctgtcaatgtgctaatggtggtcaccctcttcaggatggctcctccaacgcgcacgactccgaatcctgatccgccactgcctccacctcctccagaggcatggcaagctgtgatggccgcaaccaatgcaaacacacagctgatcatgcaaattcttcaagagcgcaatcaaggcagtcaagggaatcaaggcagcaatcagagtcactttgctacactcaaccagttccttgctaacgggccaaagactctcagcaattgtgttgaggcaaccgatgctgacgattggcttgtggatctgtgtaagcatttcgagtgcagtaacgtcaggcctgaggactttgtctagttcgcttccttccaactcaaagatcaagctgcagaatggttccagtagtacaaggattccagaggtggacatgttatcacttgggatgatttccgtcgagatttccgagctcatcatattccgcagagcgtggttgaaagcaagcgtgaggaattccgcaatctgaagcaaggctctttgtctgtctatgactacaacaagttgttccagaagctcgcccgctttgccaagcaggacgtgcctgatgagaagagcatgatataccagttcaggggtggtctcagagaagatattcagctcgctcttgttctctttgagcccttgaggtacgatgagttctacaacatggcattgaagcaagaggctgctcagttgaggtgtgatgcttccaggaagcgagtcagagatgttactccttcttcctctactcaagtggccaagcagcagaagttttggcttcctcctcctccgttccgtcagccgtatcagcagaagagcaaaggtggcagtggttcttcccacccacccaaccctggctttcagaacaaggcttcgtctcaagctccaagatcgagtgctccgtatcaccgtccgctttaagagatcacgtgcaacaagtgccaacagaagggtcactatgcaaacaagtgtttcaaccagaggcgtcttcctcctcctcctcctgtaagatcggcaagtacagctgtggtcaagcataaccccaagtccgccaaggtcaacttgctgaatgcagctcaggcagaggaatcaccagatgtgatcatgggtaaccttcctgttaatgacattcccgcaagagttctttttgacactggtgcatctttatcatttttgtcgaagccttttgcatccatgcatgatgtacatactattgatttgcctaagccgatagcggtttcttctccgggtttgttcatgaacaccaaaatgatggctccggatgttactatcacattgggcgactacaagtttctttcttctcctatggtgcttggtaactcagatattgatcttattctcggaatggattggctttctaagcacaaggcacatcttaattgtgctgccaggcagattcaattgactcattcgtctgaggatgtaaatgtctttgccgctcgggataatactatccatctgttttctctcaatgagagggtgaattggatgccatctcgcaaattccagtcgtttgcgaatatcaagacgtctttccagaagagctcccaggaatgcctctgcaccagccagttgaattcgttattgaacttgagcctggcacggaatctgtgtgcaaacgtccttacaagctcggacctgaagagttgaaggagctgaagaagcaactcgatgagcaagaaagaatgggtctcatccggcctagttcttctccatggggttgtggtgttctttttgtgaagaagaaggatggaacggaccgactttgtgttgattaccgtccggtgaacaagaagaccatcaagaacaaatacccacttcccaa
This window harbors:
- the LOC119354942 gene encoding dynamin-related protein 3A-like, with product MADSAAAAAAAAAQPATVGQAVIPLVNRLQDIMARLDGEAAAGVELPQVAAIGGQSSGKSSVLEALVGRDFLPRGPEICTRRPLVLQLVRHSAPEEWGEFLHAPGRRFDDFEHIKREIQSETDKEAGGNKGVSDKQIRLKIFSPNVIDITLVDLPGITRVPVGDQPSDIESRIRTMIMQYIKHPSCIILAVSPANADLANSDALQLARLGDPDGSRTIGVITKLDIMDRGTDARNFLLGNVIPLKLGYVGIVNRSQEDINFNRSIKDALAFEEKFFSTLPAYHGLSQCCGVPQLAKKLNMILLKHITDMLPGLKSRINAQLVAVAKEHAAYGDTAESTAGQGVKLLNILGKYCEAFSSMVEGKNKVSTDQLSGGARIHYIFQSIFVKSLEEIDPCKNISDEDIRTSIQNSDGPKGAMFLPEVPFEILVRKQIGRLLDPSLQCAKFIYDELVKISHGCLTSELQKYPILKRRMGESVSNFLRDGLRPAETMITHIIEMEMDYINTSHSSFIGGSKVVELAKHEGLSSRGPTSLSVHKDGVGISSEAQLKSSTENNLQLKSERGQKSRAVFARDTSRGAIAEKGFQPDTDAGTSVAGGGQNGHSLVGGSLSSMSDPRVYSLNSLYSMIRLREPPSTLKPSENKTDRDRTEIAIVKLLVKSYYDIVRKSIEDAVPKAIMHFLVNHTKRELHNVLIRKLYRESLLDDMLRETDEVLIRWQRIQETLQVLEQAHRTLEEFPLEAEKVERGYSLSEYGTGLPNIPGLSNRNPRGILP